One genomic segment of Streptosporangium album includes these proteins:
- a CDS encoding IS1634 family transposase — protein MYVKTATRRTKDGQEIRYLQLAHNEWDADAQRSRTKVLHSFGRADQLDRAAIERLVVSLGRLLDPDRAAVLSAPAGLEFLEARPLGGTHMLDGLWRRLGIDATMKRLLAGRRMDARAERTLFALVANRALAPSSKPAATEWINSDVHIDGLTVIDEQACHRAMDWLAEIEPVLAKDVYFQVTDLLNLEVDLIFFDTTSTYFETDQADEPVARDERGRLLDQPAGPSATGDDNPDGAGEKVKLRGFRSYGKSKDSRPDLPQVVVGMAVTRDGIPVRVWSWPGATGDSALIRQVRDDLREWTLSKVIYVADRGFSSATNRKALMQGGTGYIIGEKLRSGTAEAKTALSRQGRYATVADNLQVKEVKIGSADRFIICYNPDQAVRDAAVREQLISQLTEMIDGTDTLSRTKRADLAGVISTKPGLHRFLRQTPGGLLRVDRAKIERETNLDGKYLLRCSDPSLSPEDVALGYKQLLQVERGWRDMKSIIDLRPVYHRREDRIRAHVLLCWLALLLIRVAENATGQTWTTLRAELQRLHVIAYTGPSGAFRQSTELTKPQRDLFIALDVPAPKKILDLAVAD, from the coding sequence ATGTACGTGAAGACTGCGACCCGGCGGACCAAGGATGGCCAGGAGATCCGCTACCTCCAACTGGCCCACAACGAGTGGGACGCCGACGCGCAGCGGTCCCGGACCAAGGTGCTGCACTCCTTCGGCCGCGCCGACCAGTTGGACCGGGCCGCGATCGAGCGGCTGGTCGTGTCGCTAGGCCGACTGCTCGATCCGGACCGTGCCGCAGTGTTGAGCGCCCCGGCGGGACTGGAATTCCTGGAGGCACGCCCGCTGGGCGGCACCCACATGCTCGACGGGCTGTGGCGACGGCTGGGCATCGACGCCACGATGAAGCGGCTGCTGGCCGGGCGGCGGATGGACGCCCGAGCCGAGCGGACGCTGTTCGCGCTGGTCGCCAACCGGGCGCTCGCGCCGTCGTCCAAGCCGGCCGCGACCGAGTGGATCAACTCCGACGTGCACATCGACGGCCTGACCGTCATCGACGAGCAGGCCTGCCACCGGGCAATGGACTGGCTGGCCGAGATCGAACCCGTCCTGGCCAAGGACGTGTACTTCCAGGTCACCGACCTGCTGAACCTCGAAGTCGACTTGATCTTCTTCGATACGACCAGCACGTATTTCGAGACCGATCAGGCCGATGAGCCCGTCGCTCGCGACGAGCGAGGCCGCCTCCTCGACCAGCCCGCCGGCCCGTCCGCCACCGGCGACGACAACCCAGACGGCGCCGGGGAGAAGGTGAAGCTGCGCGGGTTCCGCTCCTACGGCAAGAGCAAGGACTCACGGCCTGATCTCCCGCAGGTCGTGGTCGGCATGGCGGTGACCCGCGACGGCATTCCGGTGCGGGTCTGGTCCTGGCCGGGCGCTACCGGCGATTCGGCCCTCATCCGCCAGGTCCGCGACGACCTGCGCGAATGGACGCTGTCCAAGGTCATCTACGTGGCCGATCGAGGCTTCTCCTCCGCCACGAACCGCAAGGCTCTGATGCAAGGGGGCACCGGCTACATCATCGGCGAGAAGCTCCGCTCGGGCACCGCCGAGGCCAAGACGGCCCTGTCCCGGCAGGGCCGCTATGCCACCGTCGCCGACAACCTGCAGGTCAAAGAGGTGAAGATCGGATCGGCTGACCGCTTCATCATCTGCTATAACCCCGATCAGGCCGTCCGCGATGCCGCCGTCCGTGAGCAACTCATCTCCCAGCTGACCGAGATGATCGACGGCACCGACACCCTTAGCCGCACCAAACGAGCCGATCTCGCCGGAGTCATCTCCACCAAGCCAGGCCTGCACCGTTTCCTACGCCAGACGCCCGGTGGACTACTCCGCGTCGACCGCGCGAAGATCGAACGCGAGACGAACCTGGACGGCAAGTACCTGCTGCGCTGCAGCGACCCCAGCCTGAGCCCCGAGGATGTCGCGCTTGGATACAAGCAACTCCTGCAGGTGGAACGAGGCTGGCGCGACATGAAATCGATCATCGACCTGCGGCCCGTCTACCACCGCCGCGAAGACCGCATCCGCGCCCATGTCCTGCTCTGCTGGCTCGCCCTGCTGCTGATCCGCGTCGCCGAGAACGCCACCGGCCAGACCTGGACCACGCTGCGCGCCGAACTGCAGCGCCTGCACGTCATCGCCTACACCGGCCCCTCGGGCGCCTTCCGCCAGTCCACCGAGCTCACCAAGCCCCAGCGCGACCTGTTCATCGCCCTCGACGTCCCCGCGCCCAAGAAAATCCTCGATCTGGCCGTCGCCGACTGA
- a CDS encoding protein kinase family protein → MPNPDSRYAARLAAYGAVSTRLSLLSDRRLSQAVTEATALGSGIGGRSAEMDISGRRVFIKRIPLTDIELRPENVRSTANLFGLPLFYQYGVGSAGFGGWRELAVHTMTTNWVLGREYEGFPLMYHWRVLPDSPPEGFVDEFGGIDGAVAHWEGSSAVRERLEAVGRSTSSLVLFLEHVPQTLAAWLADSRKAAPGSGEGSPYPWVEEALARGSAFMSSRGLVHFDAHFVNILTDGQRLYFADFGLALSSGFELTVAEAAFLSEHLDYDHCYTTGHLLHHHLLDDLRGDLDQQAFLREWIAGRQPDDVPPATAAIIDRHAPAAIVLNEFHHRLLNTSKRTPFPAAEIKHARQVT, encoded by the coding sequence ATGCCCAACCCAGACTCGCGGTACGCCGCGCGCCTGGCCGCCTACGGAGCGGTCTCCACCCGGCTGTCGCTGCTGAGCGACCGCCGACTCAGCCAAGCCGTGACGGAAGCCACTGCGCTCGGGTCCGGCATCGGCGGCAGATCGGCGGAGATGGACATCAGCGGGAGGCGGGTCTTCATCAAACGGATCCCGCTGACCGACATCGAGCTGCGGCCGGAGAACGTGCGCTCGACGGCGAACCTGTTCGGGCTGCCGTTATTCTACCAGTACGGGGTGGGCTCGGCCGGGTTCGGAGGCTGGCGTGAGCTGGCCGTACACACCATGACCACCAACTGGGTCCTCGGGCGGGAGTATGAGGGCTTTCCGCTGATGTACCACTGGCGGGTGCTGCCCGACTCCCCACCCGAGGGGTTCGTCGACGAATTCGGCGGCATCGATGGGGCGGTCGCGCACTGGGAGGGCTCGTCGGCCGTCCGTGAACGCCTGGAGGCCGTCGGCCGCTCAACATCCAGCCTGGTGCTCTTCTTGGAACACGTGCCGCAGACTCTCGCCGCCTGGCTGGCCGACTCGCGGAAGGCCGCGCCGGGCAGCGGAGAAGGCTCGCCGTACCCCTGGGTGGAGGAGGCTCTGGCACGTGGAAGCGCCTTCATGAGCTCTCGCGGGCTCGTCCACTTCGACGCCCATTTCGTCAACATCCTGACCGACGGCCAGCGGCTCTACTTCGCCGACTTCGGACTTGCCCTGAGTTCCGGCTTCGAGCTCACCGTGGCCGAGGCCGCGTTCCTGTCCGAACATCTCGACTATGACCACTGCTACACCACGGGCCATTTGCTGCACCACCACCTGCTCGACGACCTGCGCGGCGACCTCGACCAGCAGGCGTTCCTGCGGGAATGGATCGCAGGGCGACAGCCCGATGACGTCCCGCCCGCGACTGCCGCGATCATCGACCGGCACGCCCCGGCGGCCATCGTCTTGAACGAGTTCCACCACCGCCTGCTCAACACGAGCAAGCGGACGCCGTTTCCAGCCGCCGAGATCAAGCACGCCAGGCAAGTCACCTGA